A genome region from Penicillium psychrofluorescens genome assembly, chromosome: 3 includes the following:
- a CDS encoding uncharacterized protein (ID:PFLUO_004871-T1.cds;~source:funannotate), translating into MTEAPESRKRTQIAADDWQGVQPSRSLSSNNDYSNVRDEGHSTAVRIRKDGRLDVNFQKHRPWLTTLMKHAERFPEPATEERGPLTAVSEGEKKFPLHLNIVIQVIGSRGDIQPFVALGKELQQHGHRVRLATHLAFRNDINDEGLEFFNIGGNPEELMSFMVQNPGLLPGMRAIRSGAIQKRRRQMRDIFSGCWRSCVETGDGTGLHHITHDPHSHAVDYCTRPFVADAIIANPPGFVHVSCAEKLAISLNMMFTMPWSPTQSFPHPLANIRSKSTKPSAANFASYGIVEVMMWEGLGDLINRCRKKDLGLDPLDATQAPTMVHRLRLPFTYLWSPSLLPKPHDWSDNIDICGFQFLPATSDYHPPEDLDAFLKAGEPPIYIGFGSIVVENPENLTKLFHASFTMVVPEPQLQDYF; encoded by the exons CAGACGACTGGCAAGGAGTGCAACCTAGCCGCAGCCTTTCCTCTAATAATGATTATTCAAACGTTCGGGACGAAGGACACAGCACCGCAGTTCGTATAAGGA AGGATGGACGGCTGGATGTTAATTTTCAAAAACACCGACCCTGGCTCACAACATTGATGAAACACGCCGAACGATTTCCAGAGCCTGCAACCGAGGAACGCGGACCGTTGACTGCTGTTtcagaaggagagaagaaattTCCACTGCACTTGAATATTGTGATTCAGGTCATTGGATCGCGCGGCGATATCCAGCCATTCGTCGCACTTGGCAAGGAACTTCAGCAACATGGACATCGAGTCCGACTAGCCACACATCTGGCTTTCCGCAACGATATCAATGATGAAGGGCTTGAGTTTTTCAACATTGGAGGTAATCCGGAAGAGTTGATGTCTTTCATGGTTCAGAATCCTGGGTTGTTGCCAGGTATGCGAGCAATCCGTAGCGGTGCAATCCAGAAACGCCGGCGGCAAATGAGAGACATTTTCTCGGGCTGTTGGCGCTCCTGTGTCGAAACCGGGGACGGAACAGGCCTGCATCATATCACTCACGATCCACACAGCCATGCGGTGGATTATTGCACGCGGCCTTTTGTCGCCGATGCTATCATCGCGAACCCTCCGGGCTTTGTGCACGTGAGCTGTGCTGAAAAGCTGGCGATTTCTCTGAATATGATGTTTAC GATGCCATGGTCTCCGACACAATCCTTTCCACACCCCTTGGCAAACATTCGATCAAAGAGTACTAAGCCATCTGCCGCCAATTTCGCTTCCTATGGAATTGTCGAAGTCATGATGTGGGAAGGGCTCGGAGACCTCATCAATCGCTGTCGCAAAAAGGATTTGGGCCTAGATCCATTGGATGCCACTCAGGCACCAACTATGGTCCATCGTTTGCGACTCCCCTTTACCTACCTTTG GTCgccctctcttcttccgaAGCCTCATGACTGGTCCGATAATATCGATATATGCGGGTTCCAGTTTCTTCCTGCAACGTCAGACTATCACCCACCCGAAGATCTTGATGCCTTCCTGAAGGCAGGCGAGCCACCGATCTACATTGGCTTCGGCTCTATCGTTGTCGAGAACCCCGAAAATTTGACAAAATT GTTTCATGCGTCGTTCACCATGGTGGTGCCGGAACCACAGCTGCAGGACTACTTCTAG